Proteins encoded by one window of Flavobacterium sp. N502540:
- the asnB gene encoding asparagine synthase B — translation MCGIVCAFDLKQKAETLRPQVLEMSKIIRHRGPDWSGIYSNDKAILSHERLAIVDPASGKQPLFTEDKKLVLAANGEIYNHRELRKQFQGKYNFQTESDCEVILALYREKGPHFVDEMNGIFGFAIYDVEKDEYFIARDHMGIIPLYIGWDQHGTFYVASELKALEGYCTKIQLFPPGHYMTSKDGEFVQWYKRDWTEYEAVKDNETSIPEIKKALEAAVHRQLMSDVPYGVLLSGGLDSSITSAVAKKFAQKRIESDDTTDAWYPQLHSFSVGLEGSPDLAAAQVVAKHIGTIHHEIKFTIQEGLDAVRDVIYNLETYDVTTVRASTPMWLMARVIKSMGIKMVLSGEGADELFGGYLYFHKAPNAREFHEENVRKLGKLHMYDCLRANKSLAAWGIEGRVPFLDKEFMDVAMRINPQDKMINKEHPMEKWVVRKAFEDMLPESVAWRQKEQFSDGVGYSWIDTLKEVVAQEVSDEQLANAKYKFPLQTPTSKEEYYYRSIFAEHFPSDAAALCVPQEASVACSTKIALEWDEAFKNMNDPSGRAVASVHDDAYAKA, via the coding sequence ATGTGTGGAATTGTATGTGCCTTTGATCTAAAGCAAAAAGCCGAAACTTTAAGACCTCAAGTATTAGAGATGTCTAAAATTATCCGTCACCGTGGACCGGACTGGAGCGGAATTTATAGCAATGATAAAGCAATTTTATCACACGAGCGTCTGGCAATTGTAGATCCGGCTTCAGGAAAACAACCTTTGTTTACGGAGGATAAAAAATTGGTTTTGGCTGCAAATGGTGAAATTTACAACCACAGAGAATTACGCAAACAGTTTCAGGGAAAATACAACTTTCAGACCGAAAGTGACTGTGAAGTAATTTTAGCACTTTACAGAGAAAAAGGACCTCATTTTGTAGATGAAATGAATGGAATCTTTGGATTTGCAATCTATGATGTAGAGAAAGATGAGTATTTTATAGCTCGTGATCACATGGGAATTATTCCATTGTACATTGGTTGGGACCAGCACGGAACGTTCTATGTTGCTTCTGAATTAAAAGCCTTGGAAGGGTACTGCACAAAAATCCAATTGTTTCCTCCGGGACACTATATGACTAGTAAAGATGGCGAATTTGTGCAGTGGTACAAAAGAGACTGGACAGAATATGAAGCTGTAAAAGATAATGAAACCAGTATTCCTGAAATCAAAAAAGCGCTTGAAGCAGCAGTTCACAGACAATTAATGAGTGATGTTCCTTACGGAGTTTTACTTTCAGGAGGTTTGGACTCATCTATTACTTCGGCTGTAGCCAAAAAATTTGCACAAAAACGTATCGAGTCAGATGATACAACAGATGCGTGGTATCCGCAATTGCACTCTTTTTCAGTTGGTTTAGAAGGATCACCTGATTTAGCAGCAGCGCAGGTCGTAGCAAAACATATCGGAACCATTCACCATGAAATTAAATTTACCATTCAGGAAGGATTGGACGCTGTTCGTGACGTGATTTACAACTTAGAAACTTATGATGTAACAACCGTTAGAGCCTCGACACCAATGTGGTTAATGGCGAGAGTGATCAAATCAATGGGAATCAAAATGGTATTGTCAGGAGAAGGAGCAGACGAGTTGTTCGGAGGGTATTTGTATTTCCATAAAGCACCAAACGCGAGAGAATTCCACGAAGAAAACGTTCGTAAATTAGGTAAATTACACATGTACGATTGTTTACGTGCCAATAAGAGTTTAGCGGCCTGGGGAATTGAAGGACGTGTTCCGTTTTTGGATAAAGAATTCATGGATGTTGCCATGAGAATCAACCCACAAGATAAAATGATCAACAAAGAGCATCCAATGGAAAAATGGGTAGTTCGTAAAGCATTTGAAGACATGTTGCCTGAAAGTGTTGCCTGGAGACAAAAAGAACAATTTTCAGACGGTGTCGGATACAGCTGGATTGATACTTTGAAAGAAGTGGTAGCCCAAGAAGTTTCAGACGAACAACTGGCCAATGCAAAGTATAAATTCCCATTGCAGACACCAACATCTAAAGAAGAATATTACTATCGTTCTATTTTTGCAGAACATTTTCCAAGTGATGCCGCTGCATTATGCGTACCTCAGGAAGCAAGTGTAGCATGTAGTACAAAAATCGCTTTAGAATGGGATGAGGCTTTCAAAAACATGAATGACCCTTCAGGAAGAGCTGTAGCCAGTGTGCATGATGATGCATACGCTAAAGCATAA